A DNA window from Paenibacillus sp. HWE-109 contains the following coding sequences:
- the cntE gene encoding staphylopine family metallophore export MFS transporter CntE: protein MNRNGPLSLPFIKLYAITFLFFSANPILNIIVPLRSEAQGASNAAIGVMMGAYMITSMLFRPWAGSIVQRFGPLSVLRVLLLTNGLILILYTISRLEWYFALRAMQGITTAFFSLSLQLGIVDKLAHKDRSQGISLYLLAGMLPTVIGPILALTLWDWGGMNAFTIAMIIIALATGILGFKAPLPSGSQVTQDEQQQASSMSSQLRQLWTHRAFLVCSTAMLIASVSFGAVTTFIALYTKQSGVGHAGIYLMLQAGVMVFCRFALRKKVPSDGQWHPRFLVCLLLSMAVGLQLLALAVYGGASFMYAGSILIGLGMALLYPHLVTYLTIVLPMSSRNTLIGVFIAVSDLGSVLGNIVMGTIADHLSYSYMYGICAGLLLTTVAIILITGRRLATYSN from the coding sequence ATGAACAGAAACGGCCCCTTATCTTTACCTTTTATCAAGCTATACGCCATTACTTTTCTATTTTTCAGCGCGAATCCGATCTTGAATATCATTGTGCCTTTACGCAGTGAAGCTCAAGGTGCGAGCAATGCAGCAATCGGCGTTATGATGGGCGCTTATATGATAACGAGCATGCTCTTCCGTCCGTGGGCGGGCAGCATCGTTCAGCGCTTCGGACCGCTGTCTGTCTTACGTGTTTTATTACTCACAAATGGCCTTATTCTAATTCTGTATACGATTTCAAGGCTGGAATGGTACTTCGCACTTCGTGCAATGCAGGGTATAACGACGGCATTTTTCTCCTTATCGCTGCAGCTAGGTATTGTTGATAAGCTGGCTCACAAGGATCGTTCTCAAGGCATATCGCTTTATTTGTTAGCGGGCATGCTGCCTACCGTAATCGGTCCTATTCTGGCATTAACCTTGTGGGACTGGGGTGGAATGAACGCATTCACCATAGCTATGATCATTATTGCCCTTGCCACAGGTATCTTAGGCTTCAAGGCTCCGCTACCCTCAGGTTCGCAAGTCACTCAGGATGAGCAGCAGCAAGCAAGCTCCATGTCTTCTCAACTGCGCCAACTCTGGACTCATCGCGCCTTTCTCGTATGCAGCACAGCCATGCTGATTGCTTCTGTCTCCTTCGGGGCTGTTACAACATTTATTGCGCTCTATACCAAACAAAGCGGTGTCGGTCATGCCGGCATTTACTTGATGCTCCAAGCTGGTGTGATGGTATTTTGCAGATTCGCCTTACGCAAAAAAGTTCCTTCAGACGGCCAATGGCATCCCCGTTTCCTCGTCTGCTTACTGCTAAGTATGGCTGTTGGCTTACAGCTATTGGCACTAGCCGTATATGGCGGAGCCTCATTCATGTATGCGGGTTCCATATTGATTGGGTTAGGCATGGCACTGCTTTACCCTCATTTAGTGACGTATTTGACCATAGTTCTGCCAATGTCATCCCGCAATACGTTAATCGGTGTGTTCATTGCCGTATCCGATCTGGGCTCTGTACTTGGCAACATCGTGATGGGCACGATTGCCGATCATTTGTCCTACTCTTATATGTATGGCATATGCGCTGGCTTATTGCTGACCACTGTTGCGATTATACTCATAACCGGTCGCCGTTTAGCGACTTACTCGAACTGA
- a CDS encoding helix-turn-helix domain-containing protein produces the protein MHIYDILEVKIIDLLSNKLVVPTDRTGHRIICFARMGGNLRLAGHILYAEQGSCMLLAPGDKAEIEISGGSDLLGAVYMIRFHAYAMGEKEPSMDIGPCVPYETKIDVRPLSRLVDLLEQVAHGASDALRHEYIERCKQQIRLQELLVLLMENVQTMHSFTDSTSAVQQTINYLNNNYREEITVELLSRMSGVGRWKYSDLFQSLIGKKPLEYLTEVRINRAKELLLQTDDPLREIARRVGFKDEYYFSRKFRHEMGMTPKQYVRSKSNKGVTNERSTSPFTRVVAVGAVLGDLLALGIRPIGADMTVIGKKVVYREELNNIADVGLLGEPGKVKALNPDLIVYSGFRLDWIDKLSNISPIVAIDRFEHTYDRLIKVADLFGRTNQARNWVESHKMRSTEIWKQLFAYPMDNRKQATIFVVNDGVIYVMGMRGVAFTLYHPSSAFEPSDKVKDLIAKNIPFFAIEHEMINDYEADHLFLLVDECKRSKIKAQKVTNHPYWKSMGEDHVHVLEAKWNFDDPITMDRLLPLLPRIIR, from the coding sequence ATGCACATATACGATATATTAGAGGTAAAAATCATAGATTTGTTATCTAACAAGTTGGTTGTTCCAACGGATAGGACGGGCCATCGCATCATTTGCTTTGCCCGAATGGGAGGGAACCTTCGTCTGGCCGGGCATATCCTGTATGCGGAGCAAGGATCTTGTATGCTTTTGGCCCCTGGGGACAAGGCGGAAATAGAGATTAGCGGCGGAAGTGATCTGCTTGGAGCTGTGTATATGATTCGTTTCCATGCCTATGCCATGGGGGAAAAAGAACCTTCGATGGATATTGGGCCCTGTGTTCCCTACGAGACGAAGATCGATGTGAGGCCATTGTCGCGGCTTGTCGATTTACTAGAACAGGTTGCTCATGGAGCTAGTGATGCCTTGAGACATGAGTACATAGAACGTTGTAAACAGCAGATTCGTCTGCAAGAGCTTCTTGTATTGCTTATGGAAAATGTCCAAACCATGCATTCTTTCACCGATTCCACATCAGCTGTTCAACAGACCATTAACTATCTCAATAACAACTATCGGGAAGAAATTACGGTTGAACTGCTATCGCGAATGTCAGGTGTGGGCCGTTGGAAATATAGTGATTTGTTTCAGTCGTTGATTGGCAAAAAACCGCTTGAATATTTGACGGAGGTACGCATTAACAGGGCCAAGGAGCTTCTTCTCCAAACGGATGACCCTTTACGCGAAATTGCCCGCCGAGTCGGTTTTAAGGACGAGTATTATTTCTCCCGCAAGTTTCGGCATGAGATGGGGATGACGCCCAAACAATATGTCCGCTCAAAAAGCAACAAAGGGGTAACCAATGAACGAAGCACAAGCCCTTTCACAAGAGTTGTGGCAGTGGGTGCTGTCCTTGGTGATTTATTGGCTTTAGGCATTAGGCCGATTGGTGCAGATATGACGGTAATTGGCAAAAAAGTAGTCTATCGCGAGGAATTGAACAACATCGCAGATGTCGGGCTCTTAGGTGAACCCGGCAAAGTGAAAGCGTTGAATCCCGATCTCATTGTATATAGTGGTTTCCGGCTCGATTGGATAGATAAGCTGTCTAATATTTCTCCCATCGTAGCTATTGACCGGTTTGAACATACGTATGATCGGCTTATAAAAGTAGCTGATCTATTCGGTAGGACCAACCAGGCTCGCAATTGGGTGGAGAGCCATAAGATGAGATCCACAGAGATATGGAAGCAGCTGTTTGCGTATCCTATGGACAATCGGAAACAAGCCACAATTTTTGTCGTGAACGATGGTGTTATCTATGTCATGGGAATGAGAGGTGTAGCGTTTACGTTATATCATCCATCATCTGCTTTCGAGCCTTCTGACAAAGTGAAGGATTTGATAGCTAAGAACATTCCATTTTTCGCTATTGAACACGAGATGATCAATGATTACGAGGCTGACCATCTGTTTCTTCTTGTGGATGAGTGTAAGCGATCGAAGATTAAGGCTCAGAAAGTGACTAATCATCCTTATTGGAAATCGATGGGGGAAGATCACGTTCATGTGCTTGAAGCGAAATGGAATTTTGACGATCCGATTACGATGGATCGACTTCTCCCGTTATTACCACGAATTATTAGATAG
- a CDS encoding ABC transporter ATP-binding protein has product MDTTRKVLQVSGLNVKVTTDQGQLQLLHDIHFDLNEGQILGLVGESGCGKSITCHSLLQLMDQHTIVEGSIQLGGRELNGLDPKEMRRIRGKEIGFIRQNPMNAFTPVYSIGNQFIETIRTHCKLSKKEAYELAAVSLEKVNLPKPYEILKMYPFQLSGGMLQRVMIAMCMCLKPAVVIADEPTTALDMVNQLQVLTQLERLRSECGTTILLISHDLSVIAEMADEVMVMQHGKIVEQANVFELFDHPANAYTKKLLNARLQLPDLSNKQTVEYAVNF; this is encoded by the coding sequence ATGGACACAACTCGCAAAGTCTTGCAGGTAAGTGGGCTGAACGTCAAAGTCACAACAGATCAAGGCCAGCTTCAGCTTCTTCATGATATTCATTTTGATTTAAATGAGGGGCAAATTCTCGGTCTAGTCGGCGAAAGCGGCTGCGGCAAAAGCATTACATGCCATTCACTCTTGCAGTTGATGGATCAACATACCATTGTCGAAGGCAGCATTCAACTGGGTGGCCGGGAGCTTAACGGCTTGGATCCGAAGGAGATGCGCCGCATTCGCGGCAAAGAAATAGGCTTTATTAGGCAAAATCCGATGAATGCCTTCACGCCAGTGTATTCAATTGGCAATCAATTTATCGAGACCATCCGTACGCACTGTAAGCTGAGCAAAAAAGAAGCCTATGAGTTGGCTGCCGTTTCGCTAGAAAAAGTGAATTTGCCCAAGCCTTACGAGATTCTCAAGATGTACCCTTTTCAACTGAGCGGCGGCATGCTGCAGCGGGTGATGATTGCTATGTGCATGTGCCTGAAGCCCGCCGTCGTCATCGCTGATGAACCAACGACTGCACTCGATATGGTCAATCAATTGCAAGTGTTAACACAGCTGGAACGGTTGCGATCGGAATGCGGCACAACCATTTTGCTGATATCTCATGACTTAAGCGTCATTGCAGAGATGGCAGATGAAGTTATGGTCATGCAGCATGGGAAAATTGTTGAACAAGCCAATGTCTTTGAGCTGTTCGATCACCCTGCAAATGCCTATACCAAAAAATTGCTAAACGCGAGGTTGCAGCTGCCCGATCTTTCTAACAAGCAGACGGTAGAATATGCTGTAAACTTTTAA
- the nikC gene encoding nickel ABC transporter permease subunit NikC — protein MKNLLSGRKTIIACSCFLLLCFLITILAPWLAPHDPIKVNLALKLQPPSSDYLLGTDHLGRDLLSRLLYGARISLGLVFLVFILSLTIGLIVGTVAGYKGGWIDTFLMRFCDGVMAFPNLVLVLGIVAMLGPGIMQIVFALLLVQWVTYARMFRGLVVSLRERQFITAAMISGSSPWTIMRQHIIPNVLPPIVVIGTLEIGWAIMDISALSFLGLGIQPPTPEWGAMIHEGKSYIRSHPELMMYPGFFILLVVINFNLLGEALSNKFGVKKRF, from the coding sequence ATGAAGAATCTTCTCTCCGGTAGGAAGACCATCATCGCGTGTTCTTGCTTCCTGCTGCTTTGTTTCTTAATCACGATTCTGGCACCTTGGCTTGCCCCCCATGATCCGATCAAGGTCAATCTAGCCTTGAAGCTGCAGCCTCCTTCGTCTGACTATTTATTAGGTACGGATCATTTGGGGCGTGATCTATTATCCCGACTGTTGTACGGAGCTCGCATATCGTTAGGCTTAGTTTTCCTTGTGTTTATTTTATCCTTAACTATAGGGCTAATCGTTGGAACGGTTGCGGGCTACAAAGGCGGATGGATCGATACCTTCCTCATGCGCTTCTGCGATGGCGTTATGGCTTTTCCAAACCTTGTGCTTGTGCTCGGAATTGTAGCGATGCTAGGTCCCGGTATTATGCAGATCGTGTTTGCCCTGCTTCTTGTTCAGTGGGTAACCTATGCTCGTATGTTTCGCGGCCTTGTTGTCAGTTTAAGAGAACGCCAATTTATTACGGCTGCTATGATAAGCGGGTCCTCACCATGGACCATTATGAGGCAACACATCATTCCGAATGTTCTGCCCCCGATTGTCGTAATCGGGACACTTGAGATTGGTTGGGCGATTATGGATATATCTGCGCTGTCTTTCCTTGGCTTAGGCATTCAGCCGCCTACCCCTGAGTGGGGCGCCATGATTCATGAGGGCAAGAGCTACATTCGGAGCCATCCTGAACTGATGATGTACCCCGGATTTTTTATTTTACTTGTCGTCATTAATTTCAATCTGCTCGGTGAAGCGCTATCGAATAAATTTGGGGTAAAAAAACGATTTTAA
- the nikB gene encoding nickel ABC transporter permease subunit NikB — translation MELSSYIGKRLLAIIPLVIFATLLTFILIQLSPVDPAEAYFSASHIQPTEELLAEKRHELGLDQPLYVQYLHSLAQIARLDFGTSYLSNKPVWDEVTLRLPATLQLAFTSIILTIIVSIGLGYLSAVYSHSWVDYFSKALSFFGASIPQFWLGYLLIFFFAVQLDWLPVNGMGSWKHLVLPSLTLSLALIAVYSRLLRASILEQLQEVYVLYARTRGIHEKVIMLKHVMKIAISPVITGLGMNFGKLLTGTIIVEQVFSWPGIGRYFIEAIFNRDIPVVQCYVLLAACAFLLCNLIVDIVQMYMDPRISLKGRTDS, via the coding sequence ATGGAATTAAGTAGCTATATCGGGAAGCGACTGCTCGCCATTATTCCTTTGGTTATATTCGCTACACTTCTCACATTTATCTTGATTCAGCTTTCGCCGGTAGACCCGGCGGAAGCTTATTTCTCCGCTTCGCATATTCAACCGACGGAGGAACTGCTTGCTGAGAAGAGGCACGAACTGGGACTGGACCAACCGCTTTACGTGCAGTACTTGCATTCATTAGCCCAAATCGCCCGGCTTGATTTCGGAACATCCTATCTGTCCAATAAACCTGTATGGGACGAGGTGACACTGCGACTGCCGGCCACCTTGCAGCTTGCTTTCACCAGCATCATATTGACGATTATTGTCAGCATAGGACTGGGGTATTTGTCAGCTGTTTACTCCCACAGCTGGGTGGATTATTTCAGCAAAGCACTTTCCTTTTTTGGCGCATCCATTCCGCAGTTCTGGCTCGGCTATCTATTGATCTTTTTCTTCGCTGTTCAATTGGATTGGCTACCTGTTAATGGCATGGGAAGCTGGAAGCATCTAGTCCTGCCTTCACTAACCCTGTCACTTGCACTTATCGCGGTCTATAGCCGACTTTTGCGGGCAAGCATTTTGGAGCAATTACAAGAAGTTTATGTGTTATATGCCAGAACTCGTGGTATACATGAAAAAGTGATTATGCTTAAACATGTGATGAAAATTGCCATCTCCCCCGTCATTACTGGCTTAGGTATGAATTTCGGCAAGCTGCTCACGGGGACGATTATTGTAGAGCAAGTGTTTTCATGGCCAGGGATTGGCAGATACTTCATTGAAGCCATCTTTAATCGAGATATCCCGGTCGTTCAATGCTATGTGCTTCTCGCTGCATGCGCATTCCTTCTTTGCAACCTGATCGTTGATATTGTTCAAATGTATATGGACCCTCGAATTTCCTTGAAAGGAAGAACCGATTCGTGA
- the nikE gene encoding nickel import ATP-binding protein NikE has translation MSLLQVQEVSHTYGKNRLFGSIRQQRPILSNISLSINEGVCLGLLGSSGAGKSTLGKVILGLEKPQQGKITFMGHDMYSMNATARRKIRRDLQVVFQDCYSAVNPRMCAEQIIGEPLSNYKSMSSLEQKRAIGELLERVGLQAADMVKYPHQFSGGQLQRINIARAIALNPKLIVLDEPISSLDMVNQSQILALLHDLKLSFGLSYLFITHDIKAAYALSDRLAVMDQGELVGQFENKESIFTSAHPAVKLLLQSVLAEHPRDRKIKSVKAECRSL, from the coding sequence ATGAGTTTGTTGCAAGTACAGGAAGTCAGTCATACTTACGGAAAAAATCGATTATTTGGCTCAATTCGCCAACAACGGCCGATCCTTTCCAACATTTCTCTCTCTATCAATGAAGGCGTTTGTCTCGGATTATTGGGAAGCAGCGGAGCTGGGAAAAGCACGCTGGGAAAAGTCATTCTTGGTTTGGAAAAACCACAGCAAGGCAAGATCACCTTTATGGGGCACGATATGTACAGCATGAATGCAACAGCCCGCAGAAAGATTCGTCGGGATCTGCAAGTTGTTTTTCAAGATTGTTATTCGGCGGTTAATCCACGGATGTGTGCCGAACAAATCATTGGAGAGCCGCTCAGCAACTACAAGTCCATGTCGTCACTTGAACAAAAGCGAGCGATCGGCGAGCTGTTGGAAAGGGTCGGTCTGCAGGCAGCGGACATGGTGAAATACCCCCACCAATTCAGTGGCGGCCAACTGCAAAGAATCAACATTGCCAGGGCGATTGCGCTAAACCCGAAACTCATCGTGTTAGATGAGCCGATTAGCAGCCTTGATATGGTCAATCAAAGCCAAATCCTAGCATTGCTGCATGACTTGAAGCTATCATTTGGGCTTTCTTATCTGTTCATTACCCATGATATCAAGGCTGCTTACGCCCTTTCGGATCGGTTAGCGGTCATGGATCAGGGAGAGCTCGTGGGACAGTTCGAAAATAAGGAATCGATTTTCACATCGGCACATCCTGCTGTGAAGCTTTTGTTGCAATCTGTCCTTGCTGAGCATCCTCGAGACCGGAAAATCAAGTCCGTTAAAGCGGAATGTCGGTCGCTATGA
- a CDS encoding helix-turn-helix domain-containing protein: MEFPKHTLKGDLFFPHHQMLYINRVTETFRLSQHSHEFIELAYVGEGRGFHYIENEVHRAARGQLYVIPIGVSHVFRPSSADESKEPLIIYNCIFTPQLLESLLPGVTDPAIAAFMQLLKEEAYKYDSIVDVDASIEKLFLALYQEFSLPQSGSTTYLNSLLLQLLVTIYRLINREQRAGLPAESAQPDRFLQVLLYMEQHYAEGLTLSHLTQKFQWSERQLQRLFNRHTSQTFHSYLQSLRIRKSCEQLRDSPHKIRSIAESVGYKDLNSFISIFKRIVGMTPGSYRNQFE; encoded by the coding sequence ATGGAGTTTCCAAAGCATACGCTTAAAGGGGATCTTTTTTTCCCGCATCATCAGATGCTTTACATTAACCGAGTAACGGAAACTTTCCGGTTATCCCAGCATTCGCATGAGTTTATCGAACTGGCATATGTTGGGGAGGGCAGAGGGTTTCATTATATTGAAAATGAGGTTCATCGGGCAGCGCGAGGCCAGCTCTATGTCATCCCGATCGGGGTTTCACATGTTTTTCGCCCATCGTCAGCCGATGAATCAAAAGAGCCGTTAATTATATATAACTGCATTTTCACTCCGCAATTGCTCGAAAGCTTGCTGCCTGGCGTAACCGATCCGGCTATCGCGGCGTTTATGCAATTGCTGAAAGAAGAGGCGTACAAATATGATTCGATTGTTGATGTCGATGCTTCGATCGAGAAGCTGTTCCTTGCGCTGTATCAGGAGTTTTCTTTACCGCAGAGCGGGTCCACAACTTACCTGAACAGTCTCCTGCTGCAGCTGCTTGTTACGATTTACCGATTGATTAACAGGGAGCAAAGAGCAGGACTGCCGGCTGAATCCGCTCAACCGGACAGGTTTCTCCAAGTCCTTCTTTATATGGAGCAGCATTATGCTGAGGGGTTGACATTATCTCATCTGACGCAGAAATTTCAATGGAGTGAACGGCAGCTTCAACGATTGTTTAACCGACATACAAGTCAAACCTTTCATTCTTATCTGCAAAGCTTGCGTATCCGCAAAAGCTGCGAGCAGCTGCGCGATTCACCGCATAAGATTAGATCGATTGCGGAATCGGTAGGGTACAAGGATCTAAATTCGTTTATCTCGATTTTTAAAAGGATTGTCGGCATGACGCCGGGAAGCTATCGAAATCAGTTCGAGTAA
- the nikA gene encoding nickel ABC transporter substrate-binding protein: MIRKKSTRFLPKIAVLLALLITVLGCANPKPAANDKAAPTQKPKEITVSWMRDLGPSNPHAYYPNQLFSQSMIYEPLVSYNEGGELKPYLAESWNISTDGKEYTFKLRKNIKFSDGSSFNAAIVKRNFDAILKNKSTHSWLGIAKVLEKTEIVDEQTIKLTLSEPYYPTLQDLATVRPFRFLGEAGFPEGDDTLKDLKAPIGTGPWMITEYKQDQYTVFTRNPNYWGEQPKVDKVTVKIIPDSETRVLAFEKGELDMIFGEGAISLDAYKQLQSTGKYGTALSDPVGTRNMLLNSSNEKLADQRVRLALQHGLNKQSIVDGITGGVEQKADSLLSNNYPYVDLKVNPVDYSTAKAMAYLDDAGWKLAPGQTIREKDGKKLELELVYDKTDPIQKVMGEAVQAAWGEIGVKLNIAGVELTTATKLLREGKFDVRFWFNSGVPYDPHTLINAVKEPSFGVAEAHSRIPMKQELDRKIQTVLASTNEVERKKLYTEILTTLHEQSVIVPISYIKQTVVYNKSLSNVTFPASRWDHPFNGIK; encoded by the coding sequence ATGATCCGTAAAAAATCAACTCGCTTCCTACCCAAAATAGCGGTGCTATTAGCCTTGCTTATCACTGTATTAGGCTGCGCGAATCCAAAGCCAGCAGCCAACGATAAAGCTGCTCCGACACAGAAACCAAAGGAGATCACCGTTTCCTGGATGAGAGATTTGGGCCCGTCGAATCCTCATGCCTACTACCCTAATCAATTATTTTCACAATCGATGATTTACGAGCCGCTTGTCAGCTATAACGAAGGCGGAGAGCTTAAACCTTACCTTGCCGAGTCATGGAACATTTCCACGGATGGCAAAGAGTACACGTTCAAACTTCGTAAAAATATTAAGTTCTCGGATGGTTCGTCATTTAACGCTGCTATCGTGAAAAGAAATTTCGATGCCATCCTGAAAAATAAAAGCACGCATTCTTGGCTTGGCATCGCAAAGGTGCTGGAAAAGACCGAGATTGTTGATGAGCAGACGATTAAATTAACGCTCTCTGAGCCGTATTATCCAACTTTACAGGATTTGGCGACAGTTCGGCCTTTCCGTTTCCTAGGTGAGGCTGGCTTCCCAGAAGGCGATGATACCCTAAAAGATCTAAAAGCACCGATAGGTACAGGACCGTGGATGATTACAGAGTACAAACAAGATCAATACACCGTTTTCACTAGAAACCCTAACTATTGGGGTGAACAGCCAAAGGTTGATAAGGTAACGGTTAAAATCATTCCTGACAGCGAAACACGTGTACTAGCTTTTGAAAAAGGCGAACTGGATATGATATTTGGCGAAGGCGCGATTAGCCTGGATGCCTATAAACAACTGCAAAGCACAGGCAAATACGGAACTGCTCTCTCGGATCCGGTAGGTACTAGAAATATGTTGTTGAACTCCTCCAACGAGAAGCTTGCGGATCAACGCGTTCGTCTTGCACTCCAACATGGCTTGAATAAACAGAGCATCGTGGATGGTATTACAGGCGGTGTAGAACAAAAAGCCGATTCGCTTTTATCTAACAACTATCCGTACGTGGATTTGAAAGTTAACCCGGTTGATTACAGCACAGCCAAAGCAATGGCATATCTAGATGATGCCGGTTGGAAACTGGCTCCGGGGCAAACCATTCGGGAAAAAGACGGCAAAAAATTAGAGCTGGAATTAGTATACGATAAAACCGATCCGATTCAAAAAGTAATGGGAGAAGCCGTACAGGCGGCATGGGGAGAAATTGGCGTTAAGCTGAACATCGCCGGTGTGGAATTAACGACCGCAACGAAGCTGCTCCGAGAAGGCAAGTTCGACGTCCGCTTCTGGTTTAATTCCGGCGTCCCTTATGATCCCCATACGCTTATTAATGCTGTGAAAGAACCAAGCTTTGGTGTAGCCGAAGCCCATTCACGAATTCCTATGAAGCAGGAGCTGGACCGGAAGATACAGACGGTACTTGCTTCCACGAATGAAGTCGAACGCAAGAAGCTTTATACGGAAATTTTGACAACTTTGCATGAGCAGTCCGTCATCGTCCCCATTTCTTACATTAAACAAACCGTTGTTTACAATAAATCATTATCCAATGTTACCTTCCCTGCAAGCCGTTGGGATCACCCTTTCAATGGAATTAAGTAG